A single region of the Kocuria rosea genome encodes:
- the ychF gene encoding redox-regulated ATPase YchF, with translation MALTIGIVGLPNVGKSTLFNALTRNTVLAANYPFATIEPNIGVVNLPDPRLDRLAEIHGSDRILPATVSFVDIAGIVKGASEGEGLGNQFLANIREAHAIAQVVRAFDDPDVIHVDGEINPASDMETINTELILADLQTLENAIPRLEKQVKIKKADPAKLAAMQQAQTILERGDTVFGAAEKEKLDVDQLRDLSLLTAKPFIYVFNADDGVVGDEAKQQELRELVAPADAVFLDAKLESELVELDEEEAKEMLEMSGQDEAGLDKLARTGFHTLGLQTYLTAGPKESRAWTIPVGATAPQAAGVIHTDFERGFIKAEIVSFEDLDAAGSMADAKAAGKVRIEGKDYVMRDGDVVEFRFNV, from the coding sequence GTGGCTCTTACTATCGGAATCGTCGGACTGCCCAACGTCGGCAAGTCCACCCTGTTCAACGCGCTGACCCGCAACACCGTCCTGGCGGCGAACTACCCGTTCGCGACCATCGAGCCGAACATCGGCGTGGTCAACCTGCCGGACCCGCGGCTGGACCGGCTCGCGGAGATCCACGGCTCGGACCGGATCCTGCCCGCGACCGTGTCCTTCGTGGACATCGCCGGCATCGTCAAGGGCGCGTCCGAGGGGGAGGGCCTGGGCAACCAGTTCCTCGCCAACATCCGCGAGGCGCATGCGATCGCCCAGGTGGTCCGCGCCTTCGACGACCCGGACGTCATCCACGTCGACGGCGAGATCAACCCCGCCTCGGACATGGAGACCATCAACACCGAGCTGATCCTCGCCGACCTGCAGACCCTCGAGAACGCGATCCCGCGCCTCGAGAAGCAGGTCAAGATCAAGAAGGCCGATCCCGCCAAGCTCGCCGCCATGCAGCAGGCGCAGACGATCCTCGAGCGCGGGGACACCGTCTTCGGGGCGGCCGAGAAGGAGAAGCTGGACGTCGACCAGCTGCGCGACCTCAGCCTGCTCACCGCCAAGCCGTTCATCTACGTCTTCAACGCCGACGACGGGGTGGTCGGCGACGAGGCCAAGCAGCAGGAGCTGCGCGAGCTCGTGGCGCCCGCCGACGCCGTCTTCCTCGACGCGAAGCTCGAGTCCGAGCTCGTGGAGCTCGACGAGGAGGAGGCGAAGGAGATGCTGGAGATGTCCGGGCAGGACGAGGCCGGACTCGACAAGCTCGCCCGCACGGGGTTCCACACCCTCGGGCTGCAGACCTACCTCACCGCCGGGCCCAAGGAGTCGCGCGCCTGGACCATCCCCGTGGGCGCCACCGCCCCGCAGGCCGCCGGCGTCATCCACACCGACTTCGAGCGCGGCTTCATCAAGGCCGAGATCGTCTCCTTCGAGGACCTCGACGCCGCCGGGTCCATGGCCGACGCCAAGGCCGCCGGCAAGGTCCGGATCGAGGGCAAGGACTACGTCATGCGCGACGGCGACGTGGTGGAGTTCCGCTTCAACGTC